The DNA sequence GTCATATATAATGCCATAGAATATGACCGAATATAAGGTGTCCGACCATAACTCGTATATATTTGCTTGTCAATCCAATTCAACCATTGGAACTAGGATTGTGGACAGTGTATATAACCTTCAAAGTAGACCTAATGTGACTATGTGGCGACTTCCACGGCCATTCAACGTGACTTGGTGGTTTCCCTGCCAACCCATTGCGATGCAAGGCGATCAACCCCCGCTAGGATACCCTCGCACCCCGTTAAATGAAGCATTTGCCTATGGTTTGGAAATAGCGTCGTAAATTCGTGGGGTAGACTTTTCCTTCCtgcgaaaaaaaaaaaagtaatacAGAATTTCTTCCCCAGATTATGTCGAGGGTCCGGGCGGCACTTCCCGTATAGTTGCGGGATGATGCTCAAGGGACGTATACTGAACCGATGAATCAGATTCCCGCCTTTGGTTAGCCGTTCGTTGTCCAGGGTGATGTCTTACCCCCTCTTTTTTACAAAACCTTGGGAGTCCCAACTCCCCCTGCATCAGATTATTTCCCTCCGCCCCTTTTCTGCAACCCAGAGGGCATTGGTGGTTAGTACACATTTGAtgacatacatactgtaACAATATTTGTTGCTAACCTGGCCTAGTGGCTTTATCCGATTCTTTGACAAATCCGCATTCGTGAAGTCGTCTGGTAATCGGGGTCACCGGTCACTGTTCCTTCTGTCGCCATGGAGAAATACCAGAAGATCGAAAAGATCGGAGAAGGTATGCACTATGCGACTCGAACTCTATCAACGCAAGCCTGTGGGACCCGTCTGACTTTATGTCGATAATTAGGGACTTATGGTGTCGTCTACAAAGCTCGTGAGCTTGCTCATCCCAACCGGATTGTCGCCTTAAAGAAGGTCCGATTAGAGACAGACGATGAAGGGGTCCCTAGTACAACTATTCGTGAAATATCCTTGCTCAAAGAGATGAACCACCCTAATATCGTTAGATTGTTCAACATCCACACAGAGGGTTATAAACTCTACCTTGTCTTTGAACATCTAGACTCCGATCTCAAGAAATACATGGACGCTCTTCCCGTGAACGATGGCGGACGCGGTAGATCTCTCCCGAATGGTTTAAGCATGGATATGGGGCTAGGGGAAGCCATGATCAAAAAGTTCATGTCTCAACTCATCGAAGGCATTTACTTCTGCCACAGTCGTCGGGTTCTTCATCGTGACCTTAAGCCTCAAAATCTTCTGATCAATCGTGACGGCAGTCTAAAGTTAGCCGATTTTGGATTGGCAAGAGCTTTTGGCGTTCCTTTGAGAACCTATACGCACGAGGTACCGTCGCCCTGTCCTGAAACCCATCATCAAATAGTAACTCACCGTCATACAGGTCGTCACACTATGGTATCGTTCTCCGGAGATTCTCCTCGGCGGTCCCCAATATTCAACGTCAGTAGATATGTGGTCATGTGGCGCTATCTTTGCGGAGATGTGCACACGCAAGCCCTTGTTCCCCGGGGATTCGGAAATTGATCAGATTTTCAAGATTTTCCGGTATGGTATCCTGACCCCGTGGCATTCATGTCACGAGCTAATCTCATCACTCTTTTATAGTCTCCTTGGTACCCCGGATGAAGATTCTTGGCCAGGCGTTACTTCCTTCCCGGATTATAAGCCATCATTCCCTAAGTGGAAGCGTGACAGTGATGAACATCTAATTCCTGGATTGGAAAGGCATGGATTACGTCTTTTAGATGCTCTTCTTGAATTTGATCCTGCACGAAGGATGTCTGCCAAGCAGGCCCGCTCCCACCCTTACTTTCGGCATAGGAGCTCATAAAGAGTGATTTGTGGGGAATTGGTATCCGGTCAATGATGTTGTGTAAGCGATGCTGACTAGGGGCCGCTAGAATCAAGGCATGGGCATATCCATTCGGAACATTCCTCTACCCAAGTCATGCATTTCTCTCTTGCATATGCGGGTCTG is a window from the Aspergillus oryzae RIB40 DNA, chromosome 6 genome containing:
- a CDS encoding cyclin-dependent kinase (protein kinase PCTAIRE and related kinases), which encodes MEKYQKIEKIGEGTYGVVYKARELAHPNRIVALKKVRLETDDEGVPSTTIREISLLKEMNHPNIVRLFNIHTEGYKLYLVFEHLDSDLKKYMDALPVNDGGRGRSLPNGLSMDMGLGEAMIKKFMSQLIEGIYFCHSRRVLHRDLKPQNLLINRDGSLKLADFGLARAFGVPLRTYTHEVVTLWYRSPEILLGGPQYSTSVDMWSCGAIFAEMCTRKPLFPGDSEIDQIFKIFRLLGTPDEDSWPGVTSFPDYKPSFPKWKRDSDEHLIPGLERHGLRLLDALLEFDPARRMSAKQARSHPYFRHRSS